From the Bacteroidota bacterium genome, one window contains:
- a CDS encoding copper-translocating P-type ATPase: MDTPAISLLKKVSFPITGMSCAACAGSVESMLQAEPGISSATVNYANASAWVEFDPKITDPEKFRKAIQAIGYDLIVNEEPEEAASIVEDLQQKSLLRLRNRMIFSLVLSVPLVLFGMVFMHFHYANYIMWALATPVVFFFGRQFFVQAFRQARHGRANMDTLVALSTGIAYGFSVFNTLFHEFWTRRGLEAHVYFEAAGVIIAFLLVGKYLEERAKAGTSSAIKKLIGLQPKTVTKILENGQEATVMVAEVVPGERLRVKPGAKIPVDGEVFAGFSYVDESLISGEPVPVEKAAGAKVLAGTVNQTGSLDMVAEKVGSATVLAQIIHMVQAAQGSKAPVQKLADKIAGIFVPVVMGIAVLSMIVWTLFGGEHAFTQGLLAMVTVMVIACPCALGLATPTAIMVGVGKAAENGILIKDAEGLELAHKVNAIVLDKTGTITEGKPTVSDIRWLDENADHSDAKAMLYAMESRSEHPLARAVTAYLKDQIEGNVELSDFQSITGKGAKAVAPNGTWYVGNAALMLSAGISIAPELTTLKETWENEAKTVILFADATKVLALIAIADQIKATSAEAIRMLQSRGIEVYMLTGDNEKTAASVSAQVGIQHFKGQTMPNDKAEFVKKLQDEGKIVAMVGDGINDSQALAQADVSIAMGKGSDIAIDVAKMTILSNDLLKLPQAILLSGKTVRTVRQNLFWAFVYNVIGIPLAAGVLFPFTGFLLNPMIAGAAMALSSVSVVGNSLRLKWQKI, translated from the coding sequence ATGGATACACCAGCTATTTCACTGCTCAAAAAAGTCAGCTTTCCCATCACCGGAATGAGCTGTGCTGCCTGCGCAGGCAGCGTCGAAAGCATGCTCCAAGCAGAGCCCGGGATTTCCTCGGCAACCGTCAACTACGCCAATGCAAGTGCTTGGGTGGAATTCGATCCCAAAATCACGGATCCCGAGAAATTCAGGAAAGCTATTCAGGCTATCGGCTATGACCTGATTGTCAACGAAGAACCTGAAGAAGCCGCCTCGATTGTGGAGGATTTGCAGCAAAAATCGTTGCTGCGCCTGCGCAACCGCATGATTTTCTCCTTGGTATTGTCCGTCCCCTTGGTCCTGTTCGGGATGGTCTTCATGCACTTTCATTACGCCAATTATATCATGTGGGCCCTGGCGACGCCGGTTGTCTTCTTCTTTGGCAGGCAGTTTTTTGTTCAAGCGTTCCGGCAGGCACGCCATGGCCGGGCCAACATGGACACGCTCGTGGCATTGAGCACGGGCATCGCCTACGGTTTCAGCGTATTCAATACCCTTTTCCATGAATTTTGGACCCGCAGAGGGCTTGAAGCACACGTCTACTTTGAAGCTGCCGGTGTGATCATTGCCTTTTTGCTCGTGGGCAAATACTTGGAGGAACGCGCAAAGGCGGGAACTTCCTCGGCCATCAAAAAGCTGATCGGTTTGCAGCCCAAAACGGTGACCAAAATCTTGGAAAATGGTCAGGAAGCCACGGTGATGGTCGCCGAAGTTGTTCCCGGAGAACGCTTGCGGGTGAAGCCCGGCGCAAAAATCCCTGTGGATGGGGAGGTATTCGCAGGATTTTCCTACGTAGACGAAAGCCTGATTTCCGGGGAGCCCGTCCCGGTCGAAAAGGCTGCAGGTGCGAAAGTATTGGCAGGCACCGTCAACCAAACGGGCAGCTTGGACATGGTTGCGGAGAAAGTCGGTAGCGCGACGGTATTGGCGCAAATCATCCACATGGTGCAAGCAGCCCAAGGCAGCAAAGCACCTGTTCAGAAATTGGCGGACAAAATCGCCGGAATTTTTGTCCCTGTCGTGATGGGAATCGCTGTGCTGAGCATGATCGTATGGACCCTATTTGGCGGCGAACATGCCTTCACCCAAGGATTGCTCGCGATGGTGACCGTCATGGTGATTGCCTGCCCTTGTGCATTGGGACTCGCCACACCAACCGCCATCATGGTCGGCGTCGGAAAAGCAGCTGAAAATGGCATTTTGATCAAAGACGCCGAGGGACTGGAATTGGCGCATAAAGTCAACGCCATTGTGCTGGACAAAACCGGAACCATCACCGAAGGCAAACCCACCGTTTCCGACATCCGATGGTTGGATGAAAACGCGGATCATTCTGATGCAAAAGCCATGCTCTACGCCATGGAATCCCGCTCCGAGCATCCGCTTGCGCGGGCGGTTACCGCTTACCTCAAGGACCAAATCGAGGGAAATGTCGAATTGTCCGATTTTCAGAGCATCACGGGCAAAGGCGCCAAGGCTGTTGCACCCAACGGGACTTGGTATGTCGGCAATGCTGCCTTGATGTTATCCGCGGGAATCAGCATCGCTCCCGAATTGACGACGTTGAAAGAAACGTGGGAAAACGAAGCCAAAACGGTGATTTTGTTTGCGGATGCGACAAAAGTTCTGGCCCTGATTGCCATTGCGGATCAAATCAAGGCAACGTCTGCAGAAGCCATTCGGATGCTGCAATCCCGCGGAATCGAAGTTTACATGCTCACCGGCGACAATGAAAAAACTGCTGCATCGGTGTCAGCCCAAGTCGGCATTCAGCATTTCAAGGGTCAAACGATGCCCAATGACAAAGCCGAATTCGTCAAGAAACTGCAAGATGAAGGCAAAATTGTGGCCATGGTCGGCGACGGCATTAACGATTCGCAGGCGCTTGCGCAGGCAGACGTGAGTATCGCCATGGGAAAAGGCTCCGACATTGCCATCGACGTTGCCAAGATGACGATCCTGTCCAATGACCTGCTCAAATTGCCGCAAGCCATTTTGCTATCCGGCAAGACCGTGCGGACGGTTCGTCAGAATCTATTTTGGGCCTTCGTGTACAACGTCATCGGAATTCCATTGGCAGCAGGTGTTTTGTTTCCCTTCACCGGATTTTTGCTCAATCCGATGATTGCCGGGGCGGCCATGGCATTGAGTTCGGTGTCTGTGGTCGGCAATAGTCTGAGGCTCAAGTGGCAGAAAATCTGA
- a CDS encoding AraC family transcriptional regulator — MVIHIKSMVCNRCISAVQALLTELEYRHFQVGMGWVSLEAEELPAEQKQVLMNRLSDLGFEWIDDRKSRIIETIKNLIIQKVQNESLAQLRFNWSQLIAEALNHEYKYLSTLFSSVEGITIEHFIILQKIEKAKELIVYDELSLSEIADRLGYSSVAHLSNQFKKTTGLPPGKFRELGLPRRKPLDLVN, encoded by the coding sequence ATGGTCATCCACATCAAAAGTATGGTCTGCAACCGCTGCATTTCAGCTGTTCAGGCATTGCTGACCGAGCTGGAATATCGGCATTTTCAAGTCGGCATGGGCTGGGTGAGCTTGGAGGCGGAGGAATTGCCAGCCGAGCAAAAACAAGTGCTGATGAATCGCCTGTCTGATTTAGGCTTCGAATGGATCGACGACCGAAAAAGCCGCATCATCGAAACCATCAAGAACCTGATCATTCAAAAAGTGCAAAACGAAAGCCTTGCGCAATTGCGATTCAACTGGTCACAACTGATCGCGGAGGCCCTGAACCACGAATACAAATACCTGAGCACGCTGTTTTCATCGGTGGAGGGAATTACCATTGAGCATTTTATCATTCTTCAGAAGATCGAAAAAGCAAAGGAGTTGATCGTCTATGATGAATTGAGCCTCAGCGAGATTGCCGATCGATTGGGCTACAGCAGTGTGGCGCATTTGAGTAACCAATTCAAGAAAACAACGGGGTTGCCCCCCGGAAAATTCCGTGAATTGGGTCTGCCTAGGCGCAAGCCGCTTGATTTGGTCAATTGA
- a CDS encoding tetratricopeptide repeat-containing sensor histidine kinase: MDILNQLAEQLRYSEYQLAIDYLNDAMHLADSIGFISGLAMAKACYGEIQNHLGAYDLSMASSLEALKLYQSISDDLGMGRSLMSIGLVQSQLEQHDKALSSLRKAAAHYDKKKNLKGRVGALHNMSVVYSNLGDTVKAQKQLLQNLQILQGTTLWGHFAATYNNLANLMNPFTEGDSAIKLYETALRYKYMAAVPSKSSIGNTLMNIANVHLAREEFEAAEIQLKKADPLVMEAQEKIRIQQLHQLWGRLYFKMGRFKLSAIHFEKEALMQDSIYRPQMAEQAAQLEAAYQNKRQQLEIELLNKEKLLVEEAKISDLKEKSRWMWLAIGISVGFFLTVALLVVVVLRGRERNRMMTLLTLKNDEIKRQQEEIVLQNEVLSLQNKQLEEVNIEKDGLIGIVAHDLRAPLNRSAALAELISTMGQLSPEQEKFVQMIKKVSDEGGRLIQDLLELNAYENSQLSVEWSEVALDEVIEHSLHGFSNAAAEKSIAITLAVHKVVARADEKLLGRILDNLISNAIKFTPKGKSIHISLEKKNETAWILIRDEGPGISAEDQKKMFRKFQRLGARPTGGESSTGLGLSIVKALAQRIQAELVFESVVGQGTSFKIGIRAPK, translated from the coding sequence GTGGACATTCTCAACCAACTTGCCGAGCAGCTACGTTATAGCGAATACCAACTTGCGATTGACTACCTGAATGATGCCATGCATTTGGCAGATTCGATCGGTTTTATCTCAGGTCTGGCGATGGCAAAGGCCTGTTATGGCGAAATTCAAAATCATTTGGGCGCTTATGATTTGAGCATGGCGAGTTCGTTGGAGGCATTGAAACTGTATCAAAGTATTTCAGATGACCTTGGCATGGGACGGTCGTTGATGAGCATCGGGCTGGTGCAATCGCAACTGGAGCAGCATGACAAAGCCCTCTCGAGTTTGCGCAAGGCCGCGGCGCATTACGATAAAAAGAAAAATCTAAAAGGCAGGGTTGGTGCATTGCACAACATGTCGGTGGTTTATTCCAACCTTGGGGACACGGTCAAAGCCCAAAAGCAATTGCTTCAAAACCTCCAAATTTTGCAAGGAACGACCCTTTGGGGCCATTTTGCAGCCACCTATAACAATTTGGCCAATCTCATGAACCCCTTCACGGAGGGTGATAGTGCGATCAAATTGTATGAAACGGCCCTTCGCTACAAATACATGGCAGCCGTTCCCTCCAAAAGCAGCATTGGCAACACTTTGATGAACATCGCGAATGTGCATCTTGCCCGAGAAGAATTTGAGGCTGCTGAAATTCAGCTCAAAAAGGCTGATCCACTCGTGATGGAGGCCCAAGAAAAAATTCGGATTCAACAATTGCATCAACTTTGGGGCAGGCTGTATTTCAAAATGGGGCGTTTCAAGCTGAGCGCCATCCATTTTGAGAAAGAGGCCTTGATGCAGGATTCCATCTATCGACCGCAAATGGCCGAACAGGCCGCGCAACTCGAGGCGGCCTACCAAAACAAACGCCAACAACTTGAAATTGAGCTTCTGAACAAAGAAAAGCTCCTTGTCGAGGAGGCAAAAATCAGCGATCTGAAAGAAAAGTCGCGATGGATGTGGTTGGCCATTGGCATTTCAGTCGGCTTTTTCCTGACCGTGGCTTTGTTGGTGGTGGTCGTGCTGCGTGGAAGAGAACGCAACCGCATGATGACCCTCTTAACGCTCAAAAACGACGAAATTAAACGGCAACAAGAGGAAATCGTCTTGCAGAATGAAGTGCTTTCGTTGCAAAACAAACAATTGGAGGAGGTCAACATTGAAAAAGACGGGCTGATTGGAATTGTTGCCCATGACCTTCGTGCCCCCCTCAACCGCTCTGCCGCCTTGGCTGAACTGATCTCGACCATGGGCCAACTGAGTCCGGAACAGGAGAAGTTTGTCCAAATGATCAAAAAAGTCTCCGACGAAGGTGGGCGTTTGATTCAAGATCTTCTGGAACTCAATGCTTATGAAAACAGTCAGCTCAGCGTCGAATGGAGCGAAGTTGCCTTGGATGAGGTAATCGAACATTCCCTTCATGGATTCAGCAATGCAGCTGCGGAGAAGTCGATCGCGATCACTTTGGCTGTTCACAAGGTAGTGGCCCGTGCTGACGAAAAGCTTCTCGGTCGAATTCTGGACAACCTGATTTCCAATGCGATCAAGTTTACCCCCAAGGGCAAATCGATCCACATTTCCTTGGAAAAGAAGAATGAGACCGCATGGATTTTGATTCGCGATGAGGGACCGGGAATTTCGGCGGAAGACCAGAAAAAAATGTTTCGCAAATTCCAGCGTCTTGGCGCACGCCCCACTGGAGGGGAGAGTTCGACTGGACTTGGGCTTTCCATCGTCAAAGCGTTGGCGCAGCGGATTCAGGCTGAATTGGTATTTGAAAGCGTCGTGGGGCAAGGAACTTCCTTCAAAATCGGAATTCGCGCGCCGAAGTAA
- a CDS encoding BtpA/SgcQ family protein has protein sequence MEKFTETMRCAQPLIGMVHVQALPGTAAYGGSVQAIIDAALRDAATLKRAGMDAILLENMHDLPYLRREVGHEVSALMTLVAYLCKKAFNLPTGMQILAGANQAALGASLAAGLDFIRAEGFVFGHLADEGWMDADAGPLLRYRKQIGAENILILTDIKKKHSAHAATADISLTETAHAAEFFHSDGLIVTGSATGKTASTSELNDLQGHTALPVLVGSGIDATNITDYSRLCNGFIVGSSIKVNGDWRREVDFERSARLVSALKETN, from the coding sequence ATGGAGAAGTTTACGGAAACGATGCGCTGCGCGCAGCCTTTGATTGGCATGGTGCATGTCCAAGCCCTGCCGGGAACAGCCGCGTATGGCGGTTCGGTGCAGGCAATCATTGACGCGGCCCTTCGGGATGCGGCCACCCTCAAGCGCGCAGGCATGGACGCGATTCTCCTCGAAAATATGCACGACCTCCCCTACCTTCGGCGCGAAGTCGGGCATGAAGTTTCGGCCTTGATGACCTTGGTCGCCTACCTTTGCAAAAAGGCCTTCAACCTGCCCACCGGCATGCAGATTCTCGCAGGTGCCAATCAGGCCGCCTTGGGGGCATCGCTCGCCGCCGGATTGGACTTCATCCGTGCAGAGGGTTTTGTATTCGGGCATTTGGCGGATGAAGGCTGGATGGATGCCGATGCCGGACCTTTGTTGCGCTACCGCAAACAAATCGGCGCGGAAAACATTCTCATTCTCACCGACATCAAGAAAAAACACAGTGCCCATGCCGCAACTGCTGACATCAGCTTGACCGAGACAGCGCATGCCGCTGAATTCTTTCATAGCGATGGCTTGATCGTGACCGGTTCGGCAACGGGCAAAACCGCATCCACCTCCGAATTAAATGATTTACAAGGCCATACCGCACTTCCTGTTTTGGTGGGTTCAGGAATTGATGCGACCAACATCACGGACTATTCACGCCTCTGTAACGGATTCATCGTCGGGAGCAGCATCAAGGTCAATGGGGATTGGCGGCGCGAAGTGGATTTTGAGCGTTCGGCAAGGTTGGTCTCGGCCTTGAAGGAAACGAATTGA
- a CDS encoding lactonase family protein: MALFLVNIRLHKHCFLSGAIPMVSLGTGSGFSGLILKPVRSRSMGKVGHIVNPSFLTVSPDGKFLFACTETKMPSEGGVTSFAIDSIHGGLQRISRQPSGGANPVYVSVHPDGKWIAVANYSEGTIAAFPVNEKGEIGPYSQRIQFSDSSVYKLRQEKSHPHAAVFSPDGRFLFVPDLGADKIRMFAFSAAGSLPLKENAEGTIKSFPAAGPRHLTFHPNGNFAYCIEELSGRITAYRYQNGRLDSIQSVFANSKQREIYSSADIHLSPDGRFLYASNRGENENTLAIFSVESVTGGLTFVAYSSTLGDHPRNFCISPDGGFLIVANQVTGNLVVFRRDSNTGMLTTVGKDIRMKNPSSLWMRTYGSLQE, from the coding sequence GTGGCTTTATTTTTGGTCAACATTCGGCTCCACAAACATTGCTTTTTGTCGGGAGCTATACCGATGGTGAGCCTGGGAACGGGATCCGGGTTTTCGGGTTTGATCCTGAAACCGGTTCGCTCAAGAAGTATGGGCAAGGTTGGGCATATCGTCAATCCGTCCTTCCTTACGGTATCTCCGGACGGAAAATTTCTTTTCGCCTGCACCGAAACGAAGATGCCGAGCGAGGGCGGTGTAACTTCTTTTGCGATTGACAGCATTCATGGCGGTTTGCAACGCATTTCAAGGCAACCGAGCGGTGGCGCCAATCCGGTTTATGTTTCGGTGCATCCCGATGGAAAATGGATCGCGGTGGCCAACTATTCGGAAGGAACGATTGCAGCATTTCCAGTCAATGAAAAGGGAGAAATCGGCCCTTATTCGCAGCGAATCCAATTTTCCGACAGCAGTGTGTACAAGTTGCGGCAGGAAAAGTCCCATCCGCATGCCGCCGTATTTTCACCGGATGGCCGCTTTTTGTTCGTGCCGGACTTGGGTGCTGACAAGATTCGAATGTTTGCCTTCTCGGCAGCCGGTTCATTGCCTTTGAAAGAAAACGCGGAAGGGACCATAAAATCATTCCCCGCTGCAGGCCCGCGGCATTTGACTTTCCATCCGAATGGAAATTTTGCCTATTGCATCGAGGAATTGAGCGGAAGGATCACGGCCTACCGCTATCAAAATGGTCGCTTGGATTCGATTCAGAGTGTTTTTGCCAATTCCAAGCAGCGGGAGATTTACAGCAGCGCAGACATTCATCTATCGCCTGACGGGCGGTTTCTGTATGCCTCCAACCGCGGGGAAAACGAAAATACACTTGCCATTTTTTCGGTCGAATCGGTTACCGGTGGGTTGACCTTCGTGGCGTACTCAAGCACTCTGGGCGACCATCCGCGGAATTTTTGCATCAGTCCCGACGGTGGATTTTTGATCGTTGCCAATCAAGTTACGGGGAATTTGGTGGTCTTCAGGCGGGATTCCAACACGGGCATGTTGACCACGGTGGGGAAAGACATTCGAATGAAAAACCCATCAAGTCTTTGGATGCGAACCTACGGTTCGCTTCAAGAATGA
- a CDS encoding NUDIX domain-containing protein, protein MKIFADNFAISFELRHENPHFTFEVQPLAQIEERLLCGELFFQNQVFYTDATGLKRKELLRIHQDPRIALRRAHLILLFNTEEEMRAFETRYIEAFKTIKAAGGLVVNNFDELLMIVRDGKWDLPKGKLEKGEATPQGAWREVAEETGILDHRVGKLLRSTYHIFDRREKWRFKTTHWYRMSIEGRPKLVPQLNEGITEVHWMPLADLREAKLKTYPQIMELVALMCATHGEKA, encoded by the coding sequence ATGAAAATATTTGCAGACAACTTTGCGATCTCCTTTGAACTGCGGCATGAAAACCCGCACTTCACATTTGAGGTCCAACCCTTGGCCCAGATCGAGGAGCGGCTGCTTTGCGGCGAATTGTTTTTTCAGAACCAAGTCTTCTACACAGATGCCACGGGACTCAAGCGCAAGGAATTGCTGCGGATTCATCAGGATCCCCGGATAGCCTTGCGTCGCGCGCATTTGATTCTGTTGTTCAACACAGAAGAGGAGATGCGGGCGTTTGAGACCCGCTATATCGAGGCTTTCAAAACGATCAAAGCGGCCGGCGGACTCGTGGTGAACAATTTTGACGAACTGCTGATGATCGTGCGCGACGGAAAATGGGATCTTCCCAAAGGAAAACTCGAAAAGGGCGAGGCCACGCCACAAGGTGCGTGGCGCGAAGTCGCTGAAGAAACCGGGATTCTCGACCACCGCGTAGGAAAACTACTGCGCAGTACCTACCACATCTTCGACAGAAGGGAAAAATGGCGGTTCAAAACCACCCATTGGTACCGCATGAGCATTGAAGGCCGCCCCAAACTCGTCCCACAGCTCAACGAAGGCATTACCGAAGTCCATTGGATGCCGCTTGCCGACCTCCGCGAGGCAAAACTCAAAACTTATCCGCAGATCATGGAATTGGTCGCGCTCATGTGCGCCACGCATGGGGAAAAAGCCTGA
- a CDS encoding orotate phosphoribosyltransferase, with amino-acid sequence METSTTKIAEQLLKIKAVQLRPENPYRWASGWRSPVYCDNRLTLSFPAFRREITDALVEIILKNYPQATGVAGVATAGIPQGALVADRLGLPYIYIRSEPKKHGMGNQIEGRLQPELNYVVVEDLISTGGSSLAAVKALREAGGKAVGIAAMFDYGFPHSVNAFADADLECNAIVMLDDLLAKAVEIHYIQPGEMEVIQSWRKDPVAWTAKIEAAAQ; translated from the coding sequence ATGGAAACTTCGACGACAAAAATCGCAGAGCAACTGTTAAAAATCAAAGCCGTTCAGCTCCGGCCTGAAAATCCTTATCGTTGGGCATCGGGTTGGCGGTCTCCCGTTTACTGCGATAACCGCCTGACGCTGTCATTTCCAGCTTTTCGCAGGGAAATCACGGACGCACTCGTGGAAATTATCCTAAAAAATTATCCACAGGCGACGGGTGTTGCCGGCGTAGCCACCGCTGGAATTCCGCAAGGAGCGTTGGTCGCTGATCGTCTTGGGCTTCCTTACATATATATAAGGTCTGAACCGAAGAAACATGGCATGGGCAATCAGATCGAAGGACGCCTGCAGCCGGAGTTGAATTACGTGGTGGTGGAAGACCTGATTTCGACAGGAGGAAGCAGTTTGGCAGCTGTGAAGGCATTGCGCGAGGCCGGAGGGAAGGCTGTCGGGATCGCTGCGATGTTTGACTATGGATTCCCGCATTCGGTGAATGCCTTTGCCGATGCCGATTTGGAATGCAATGCCATCGTGATGCTTGATGACCTTTTGGCAAAAGCGGTGGAAATCCACTATATTCAGCCCGGCGAAATGGAAGTGATCCAGTCGTGGCGGAAAGATCCCGTCGCTTGGACAGCAAAAATTGAAGCTGCAGCCCAATAA
- a CDS encoding NADH-quinone oxidoreductase subunit C, translated as MSAIQLNDYQEIQDWVVGINSYAGETTIEVKAAAIVQVCEILKEKFDFNYLADITAIDYYVDGDRFGVAYNLVSLAGKKRLRILARLPEHEPTIPTVVKVWQAANWFERECWDMMGIKFQGHPDLRRIYMPEDFEYFPLRKEFPLIGIPGSIQVPTPDGPKEYK; from the coding sequence ATGAGCGCGATTCAACTGAACGATTACCAAGAAATCCAGGACTGGGTTGTAGGCATCAATTCCTATGCTGGCGAAACCACCATCGAGGTCAAAGCCGCCGCAATCGTGCAGGTCTGCGAAATTTTGAAAGAAAAATTCGATTTCAATTACTTGGCCGACATCACCGCCATCGACTATTATGTGGATGGCGACCGTTTTGGTGTAGCCTATAATTTGGTGAGCCTCGCCGGCAAAAAGCGTTTGCGCATTCTGGCCCGCCTTCCAGAGCACGAACCAACGATTCCTACCGTTGTAAAGGTCTGGCAAGCAGCCAATTGGTTTGAACGCGAATGCTGGGACATGATGGGCATCAAATTCCAAGGTCACCCTGACCTTCGCCGCATCTACATGCCCGAAGACTTTGAATATTTCCCGCTTCGCAAGGAATTCCCCTTGATTGGCATCCCAGGCAGCATTCAGGTTCCAACGCCTGATGGGCCGAAGGAGTACAAATAA
- a CDS encoding aspartate carbamoyltransferase catalytic subunit, giving the protein MLSSKHLLGIQGITAEDIGLILKTAQEFKDVINRPIKKVPSLRDVTVANLFFENSTRTRISFELAQKRLSADIINFSASSSSVKKGETLLDTVNNILAMKVDMIVMRHSNAGAPIFLSRHIDAKIINAGDGAHEHPTQALLDCFSLQEKFGELKGLNVAIIGDILHSRVALSNIFALQKLGAHVRVCGPPTLIPKHIHELGVEVSYDLKETLDWADAVNMLRIQLERQDVRYFPTLREYSMQYGLTMERLQAAKKKLVVMHPGPINRGVEISAEVADCDQAIILDQVENGVAVRMAVMYLLAMSS; this is encoded by the coding sequence ATGCTGAGCTCCAAACATCTATTAGGCATCCAAGGCATCACCGCCGAAGACATTGGGCTGATCCTCAAGACGGCGCAAGAATTCAAGGATGTGATCAACCGGCCGATCAAAAAGGTACCTTCCTTGCGGGATGTGACCGTGGCGAATCTCTTTTTCGAGAATTCGACGCGGACGAGAATCTCCTTTGAGCTGGCACAGAAGCGGCTTTCTGCGGATATCATCAACTTCTCTGCAAGCAGCAGCAGCGTCAAAAAGGGGGAAACCTTGCTGGATACCGTCAACAACATCCTGGCGATGAAGGTCGACATGATCGTGATGCGCCATTCCAATGCAGGTGCGCCGATCTTTTTGAGCCGGCACATCGATGCCAAGATCATCAATGCCGGCGATGGCGCACATGAGCACCCGACGCAAGCTTTGCTGGATTGCTTCTCTTTGCAGGAAAAATTCGGCGAATTGAAGGGCTTGAATGTTGCGATCATCGGTGATATCCTGCACAGCCGGGTCGCGCTGAGCAACATTTTTGCGCTGCAGAAACTTGGCGCCCATGTGCGCGTCTGCGGGCCGCCGACACTGATTCCCAAGCACATCCACGAATTGGGTGTCGAGGTGAGTTATGATTTGAAGGAAACTTTGGACTGGGCCGACGCCGTCAACATGCTGCGCATTCAACTCGAGCGACAAGATGTGCGGTATTTTCCGACGCTCCGCGAATACAGCATGCAATACGGCCTGACGATGGAGCGCCTCCAAGCTGCCAAGAAAAAATTGGTGGTCATGCACCCGGGCCCGATCAACCGCGGCGTGGAAATTTCTGCCGAAGTGGCCGATTGCGACCAAGCGATCATTCTGGATCAAGTAGAAAACGGCGTTGCTGTGCGAATGGCCGTGATGTACTTGCTGGCGATGAGCAGTTAG
- the pyrR gene encoding bifunctional pyr operon transcriptional regulator/uracil phosphoribosyltransferase PyrR, protein MDSTPPTQILDLFLPGQLDVTLLRLCHQLIEHHIDFKNSAMLAIQPRGVYLGRRMHGLLQQLLPEAKLPYGELDVTFFRDDVRRHASPLLANATKVDFLVEGKRVILIDDVLYTGRTIRAAMDAMLAFGRPSAVELLVLVDRNRQRELPVEARYTGITVDALPSEKVIVRLKESGGEDSVRIESR, encoded by the coding sequence ATGGATAGCACCCCTCCAACGCAGATTCTAGACCTTTTCCTGCCTGGGCAACTCGATGTTACCCTGCTGCGCCTTTGCCATCAGTTGATCGAGCACCACATCGACTTCAAAAACAGCGCAATGCTCGCCATTCAGCCACGCGGCGTCTATTTGGGCCGCCGCATGCACGGGCTCTTGCAGCAATTGTTGCCCGAGGCAAAACTCCCCTACGGCGAATTGGACGTGACTTTTTTCCGTGACGATGTTCGCCGACACGCCTCCCCGCTCCTCGCCAATGCCACCAAGGTGGACTTTTTGGTCGAAGGCAAACGCGTCATTCTGATCGATGACGTTTTATATACAGGACGCACCATCCGGGCAGCGATGGACGCGATGCTTGCCTTCGGAAGGCCAAGCGCCGTCGAATTGCTCGTGCTCGTGGACCGCAACCGTCAACGTGAATTGCCCGTCGAGGCACGTTATACCGGCATCACCGTCGATGCCCTGCCCTCAGAAAAAGTAATTGTTCGCCTCAAAGAAAGTGGCGGCGAAGACAGTGTGAGAATTGAATCGCGATAA
- a CDS encoding EVE domain-containing protein — MHYWLLKTEPEAFSWEDLQREGQSHWDGVRNYAARNHLKAMAVGDLALMYYSGKERAIVGVVRIVTAAYQDPSTDDERWVAVRIAPERLLARHVTLDEIKTDPQLAEMVLLRISRLSVQPVTSNEFEHILQLADNAKHG, encoded by the coding sequence ATGCATTACTGGTTGCTGAAAACTGAACCCGAAGCCTTTTCTTGGGAAGATCTCCAACGCGAAGGGCAATCCCATTGGGATGGGGTGAGGAACTATGCTGCGCGCAATCACCTGAAAGCCATGGCCGTAGGCGATCTCGCGCTGATGTATTATTCCGGGAAGGAACGTGCCATCGTCGGTGTCGTGCGCATCGTCACAGCCGCCTATCAGGATCCGAGTACGGACGATGAGCGTTGGGTGGCAGTGCGCATCGCTCCTGAACGCTTGCTCGCGCGTCACGTGACTTTGGACGAAATCAAAACCGATCCCCAATTAGCAGAAATGGTACTTTTGCGGATCAGCCGACTATCGGTTCAGCCGGTGACTTCGAATGAATTCGAGCATATTCTCCAACTTGCAGACAACGCAAAACATGGATAG